In Oryza sativa Japonica Group chromosome 1, ASM3414082v1, the genomic stretch tccgctctatagctcgtatcttctcggggttggcctcgatgcctcgggcagagaccaagaacccgagaagcttgcccgcaggtacaccaaacacgcacttatcggggttcagttttatgcgggcggagcggaggttttcaaaagtttccgctagatctgagagtaaagtctcttggttgcgcgtctttacaaccaagtcatcaacataagcctcaacattacgtcctatttggctacccaaagaaattcgagtagtacgctgaaaagtaggacctgcattctttaacccgaagggcattgatgtataacaataggttcctacgggggtaatgaacgcagttttttcctcatcctccctagccatgcgaatctgatggtaaccagagtatgcatctagaaaacacaaaaggtcgcaccccgcagtggagtcgacaatctgatctatgcgaggcagggggtaagggtccttaggacatgccttgttaaggtcggtgtagtcgatacacatccgaagcttgccgttcgccttgggaacgaccaccgggttcgccagccactccggatggatgacttcacggatgaatccggcctccagaagtctcgccacctcctcgcggatgaaggcttgacgttccggggcctgccgccgcactttctgccggaccggcctcgcgcccggccgcacggcgagacggtgctcaatcacctccctggggaccccgggcatatccgccggtctccatgcgaagacgtcagcgtttgcccgcaggaaggagacgagcgcgtcttcctatttgccatccagaagaccaccgatccgtgtggtcttggatggaccgtcgcccagggcaacctccttgaccgggacctcgtcgcatgtgacaATCCGccgcctcggggcggtgggggcggaggtgccaagcctctcgtcaccaccctcgggcttggacgcagcagcgaggtggtccgcgcgctgctccatgcaagcgagcgcgactttcaggtcgccatggacagagatggggccgcCGGGGCCcgacatcttcatctggaggtaggcgtagtggaccgccgccatgaacttcaccaacgcgggcctccccaggaccgcattgtagggcagactgaggtccgccacatcgaagttcacccgctccgtgcggaaattggcggatccaccgaaggtgaccggcaggtcgatgtgacctaacggccatgtgtgccccggcgtcacaccgataatcggttgagacggccggagcaccatccccggagccttgatggcatcataggccgcgggggaaaggatgttgagggcggctcccccatcaatgaggactcgccccaacttcacattgcaaacggtgggggaaaccaccatcgcaatctgccctccccgggcaacgcacggtgggtggtcggtctggtcaaaggtgagggcaacctccgaccaccgcgcccgacgcgtcgcctcatgagtaggggccgcggcgagaagctctcgcttcatagccttgaagctccggcgagagatgtgagcacacgctcccccatcgacagtggcaatggtggccccaggttcttggaaacctaggtcatcatcaccgtcatcgatgtcaacagcgggggccttctgtttggcctcacttcgccgtttgccggaaggaaccgccggggacttaccttcccggcgctcctgcctcctgtcctcctcccacttcctcgttcgctctgCCAAATTTTTGACTGCATGGCAGTCCGCGAGAtcatggagggaggtgttgtggacggagcaccacttgccggctgagcgctccctgctgggagtaccagcctctttctttttgtcgctcgcaggcctcccctttcgggtggcccgtggagcgccctcgacggcgaggacatgaccctcgtcgccggaatggaccgacctcttcttcctcctcctgtcacgccgccctgtttgagcggcggatccgggggcggccgaagctgccacaccggaaccggaggggttccaggtccaagcctcctccttacgagccactcggtccgcgagctgaaaaagctctgcggtagtctggggctctttggaagcgatcttttcgagcatgcggttgtgccgcacaccccccctgaacgcgtagatcaccgcgtgtgcagggatgcatggtatggtattgcggacttggcagaaccgctgaatgtacgagcgaagtgactcatcatcccctcgctgtactgcgtgcaagtccgcttcttcgcctgggcgcggatatgtgccttgaaagttcatggtgaactgttggcacaaatcttcccaggagtggaccgacgcgggtggcaggttcattagccaaccccgcgcctgtcccttcaggaccatgggaaagaaattcgccataaccctgtcgtcacccccagcggcctcaatcccggtcgtgtagacctggagaaactcggtggggttgacgctcccatcatacttctcggtgatggtgggccggaaccttgggggccaacggacattccgaagactcgccacaaaggctctacagccgacaccaccagccgggggcacggagggctggtcctcacgtccatgtcgaggcgacactctggacgaagaggcgccctccgttgcgcggggagtacgccggttattacgccggcgctcgatgtcgaggcgggcatccggctctccatgctgatcctcccgagtcgggggtgtcgacgagggagtggcagccgaatgacgtgcaaccgccgccgctcgccgcgccctccgccttgatgacacggagccggtggtggcggcgccggaggtcttggtggtggcggaccgtccaccagcacccaggcgctgctgtgccgtcatgaccaagttggccacgtcgtccagccatcgctgggctggagactccgggtcaggaacgacgggcgggtgacgtaggagcgcgccagcagcctgaagcgcgccctgaggcgtgctgccgtcgccgtagacgaggaggcgacgctccccatctcgccgttctcctgcatcacccGCGACCGGTGATGCTATGGATTTAtcaaccctctcgagcgcctccccctgcttaggactttggtgtggaggaggtgggggagtacgagctcgacggcgtgggtttggctccccgtcgtcgccgctcacactcggagagaggtcgtgcgcctttgcttgctcggccattaggctgaacaagggaaacttggcgcacacggaagagtatgagagctcagaaaacacacgctgagccccctacctggcgcgccagatgacggagctcgtggctcctcaccgggagactgcgcaggcccccctttgccagttcgtccgggggcttagggtgaaatcccAAGCTCTCGCTGTATGTAGAAAGATCGCGAgccaggaagaaacgcgagacacgggcaatgtatacaggttcgggccgctgggaagcgtaataccctactcctgtgtttttgtggatctgTGTATGGACAAGTTACAAAGTGTCATCCAGCCCTCAGTCCCCTCCCtaggtgggcaaggtcctccttttatatctcaaggggataccacatgcacctttcCCTTTCCAAACCGGActgttcttctcttcataaatggacggagatcggTACGATTGCTGTCCGAGTGCCCTTCTGACgagacggcccatacctacccccacttccgccggaaacaggtgcgacgtgggattatggctgtctgtggatgacgcgaccagtgtcagaccggtcacagatcagTCATCCTTGtctaccacgcgtcagcttagcaacgtgcatgtttgcccttcttcatgtAACATCTTGcatgtaatggttgggatgaagcctggtataaatctaaccagggctaacgtgccatctctaagagataacccgctagctccggcttgagacaagtgcctagaggctttcgtcttgacgggatggggcaaggcgtgcgtcagaccgccagtcgccacctaacccgtgatctgaccggtctgtgaccagtcacagaccggataaaagaacgcgctgcactgcgctgcatgcagtgtgacacgcttgaccagaccacaataaatgcggttaggtgagcactGTCGTGTTCAcctatcccatatatgtggcgcaaaCTCCCtcaaggggtcggggtgcctcggccctcggggccggggcaggagcaacccgaccccccctcgggggggaaatcaggaggagggcggacacctcaccctcgggcccgacgtccccgaaggtgccaggccacgtgggcgattgtgtctgcctcaagcctctggtcacgatacccccggtcccatatcaccgacaggatataattcaaattcaaatttgaatcgggtatttaaacttttgacttataaactttgggtctataaactttagatgtatagaaatactatatataaaaaatatttaaattcaaattcaaattcaaatttgaatccgatacaattcaaatttgaatcgggtatataaacttttgacttataaacttgggtctataaactttaggtgtataaactttagatgtatagaaatactatatataaaaaatatttggatttaaatttaaatttaaatcagatatataaacttttgatttaagggcctgtaaactttagatgtgtaaacttgaagtgtacaaactttaggtgcataaatttactaaaatagaaaagtaatgtgGTGCTAAAAAAAACCACGTGGAGGGTGGAGGAAAAGAGGGAGGAGACCCGATCGCCCCTGGCGATCAATCGTACATATATGCCCGCAGCTTGAGAATCTGTCTATATATGCGGGGTGACTGTTGTAGTTTGCGAGTTGGAAATGGATGTGTGAACGTTTTAGCCGCGCGATCGAATCGGATCCGTCCTGAACAAGCTGTAACTGATTACTAACGGAATTCCATTAGTTTAAGTGGTGCGAGCCGAAACCGAATCTGTCCCCAACTTCCCATGCATGCGAAATCGATGGCAAATAAAAACGCCGGGCGGCGTACGTGAGCCAAAGCTGAGCGCCGGAGTCAAGTTGAGCAATGGCGAGGTTGGTACGCCTCATCCATGCAAAGtacatttttgtttttatagttGATCAGCTTTGGCATAATCACATTGTAACGAACGAATTtaagatgtactccctccgtccaaaaaaaaaaagcaaatcctgggtttccgtgtccaactttaactgtccgtcttatatgaattttttttataattcgtattttcattgttgttagatgataaaacatgattaatattttatgcgtgacttgtcttttaattttttttaaataagacggacggtcaaacgttgggcacagaaaccagggtttatctttttttgggacggagggagtactcattTCGGCACAGAGATAGTATTTTTAATGAGAATGGATTCTAATTTCTCAATGTGTTGTCCCCAcgtttaaccttttttttctcaaaatccGATGCAAATAATTGTGAAAATTCTTAAATAAATTGGTAATGTAGAGTATATACATATCTATCAGTTTtccaaaaatcaagttaaaattcaacctacacaaaaagagaaaaagaaaagataaattcAGGTATGAGCAATGCGCTACTAGCTACTATTAATACGTTGAATTTGTTTATTTATATCTCAAAACTAGGTAACCCACGTATATGCGCGGACCTCTTCTTTAATGTGattaaaatttattatgaatgtTTATGTGTGGcagaatttttattaaaaattttgtactatattttaaactaaaatttcaTTTAGTGTGCTTTGAACGCTGATCATAATTTTCTTCTAATTATCCATAATTAAAAGAAAATTATGACCAGCGTTCAAAGCACATTAAATAAGATTAATGAGATATTTTTGGATATTTTGAGTTTTGAATTTAGCAGTTAGGAGAAAATATTCAAAACAATGGATGGGGTTCCctcttagaaaattttgggtaTTTCGAGTCCTAGAAGGATATCTTACCCCAAAAATTTGCCAAAAATGTCAAATTCTTTGTTTGATTCTATTTgaaattttagatatttttgTTCCGAAAGTccttctaaaattttttattgTTTCTATTTAGAAAGGGTTTTTAAATCCAACAACATTTGTTCAATCTTCAATTTAGGCCACGtccatttttgtaaaaaaaattggagaCTTCCACTCTATAAATCATCCTTGAAATGATATGATCTTTGTAATTTGGCACAAAAATATAAGTAGGTTGAACATACAACCTGGCATGGGGCAAAAGCATCCGTCTAAATTTCTCTCTCCAATCaagtaagaaatattaaaataattacCATAGTATTTTTCATTAGCAAATTACCACTAAATTGTAGTTGCTCATAACAAatacatgtttttaaattgttttATGGTAAATGTCAGGAATTTACAATTAACTGTAGCATGTTCtagcaaaatgaaaaaaaatggatatgGTCTTTAATTAAATTCCATGTGGAAGTGACTTGATAGATTGATGAGGCCACCTCATGGTTGTTTTACTGCTAAGATTCCTGGTGCAACTCATACTTGGTACGATCGGTATGATGTTCAACTAACCATACTTTTATTTTGAACCAGTTGTCTATAAAAAATTAACACTATAAGGAATACACGTTatggaaaaaatatatcatttaaatatttttctctAATTTCTTAGTGACATCATCTTAAGATCATTTATCATGTGTGTAATTTAGATGCTATTATCATCTTAAGATCATTTATTTATCTATTAAAAAGatcatttatttataaaaatataatggtCAATTTGTATAGGTAAATGGCCGCATATACATgttgagagaaattaattaagttggtagAAAATCATCAGATATTTAATGTCATACAGGTAATACGGAGGTCTTTTTTggtcttcctttttttccccattAGGATAGTGTTAATTTTAATTGTTATGGagttgaaaagaaaagagaaaaggaacggacggcggatgCTGCATAGGGGCAGGGATGGAGGGAGGTTttggatattttttaaaaaaaagattgatgTAATGATCTAAAATAATATGTCTAGgatattttctctaatttgaGAGAATGACGTTACAGTTTGGAAGTCACAGTCCAAAGCTAACATGGTCAACATGTGGCTGCCAACTTGGACCGGCAAGCCAACCCCGAGCCACCGAGGCACAGCGTTGGCGGGCCAGGCAAGCCGTAGGCAGCCCCCGTGGCCTGGCATGCTTCAGCCCTTTCATCCTTCCCTAATGGACAGgaaataggaataagttcacaagaggtccctcaacttaacaacgagattttttaaggtcccttaaccacaaaaccagaaatgtttacccctaaactcatataaaccgtgcactcaaggtcctatggcagtatatataggtggtttcgctgacgtggcatcctagtcagcaaaaatattaaaaaaaagtatgtggggtccacatgtcagttgtACATatcttttcttcttgttttcttctcctcttctgtATTCTCTCTTCGCTCTTCTCTTATTCAGGCCGGCAGAGAGCGGAGAGCCGGCGGGCAAGCGCGGATGTGGGCGGCGGGCTACTCTCCGACCACCGCGCGCCCTTGttctccctcctccgccgctgggACGACGAGCTTCGGACCAAGATCAAGAACCACCTCCTCGCGCTCGGATGGACCATCACCTCCAAGCCCAACCTCCCTGGCCTCGCGCCCAGGCTCCACTACGTCTCCCCCGCCAGAAGCAAgtcctactactccctccgccgcctcatccagaccatccacctccaccaccaccatgctGCTACCCAATCCTAATCTCAATCTCAATCTGAGTCTTGGGCCCCTCTTCTTGAGGAATCGGATGACGACCAATACCAACAAGAAGCAGATGAAGATGCCATCGCGGGGTACATTGCCTTCATGGAGGAGCAGAATGCCAGGCGCGGCCGCGGGCAGGGAAATGATGAGGAGCAGAGGTCCATGGCCAAGGAGCTTCGGATCAAGGCTAAGGACCAGCTCAGGTCGTTGTGGTGGACATTCTCGATGAAGGTCAAGTACAACGGTCGCGAGGAACTGTGCTACACAGAGCCGCGTGGCCGCTCCCACATCTCCCTCATCACCGCCTGCAAAGCCTACCTTCTTCACCACACGCCCTCGACAACAATGCAGACTTCAagcataaacaaaaaaaaagagatggtgAAATGCAGACTTCACCACATGCATGTGCGGCGGCTGCAACAATAAGAGGGCCGCAGCAGAGTACACGGTGGCCGAGTTCGCTGTGCACGGCGACGGTGATGGTCCCTCCACctccggccacctccgccgcccgcggcctgccgactccccctcccccccaccgctcccgccgccgacgacgccctccccttctttgcgtcgccgccaccggcagTCGAACCTCTCGTGACCCGTGGGTCGTGGCTCCGCGCACGCCCGCCGCTCTGTCGTccgcagcccgccgccgcgctcgcccaccgccgctccgccggtGAAGAGAAAAgtgaagaggagaagaagaaaagcgaagaggaggagaagaaaacatCTATGAAGCTGACATATGGgcctcatatattttttttaatttttttttctaactaggatgccacgtcggcGAAACCACCCACGTATGTTGTCATGGGACCTTAAGTGCACGGTTTGTGTAAGTTTAGGGGTACATATTTCTGTTTTTGTGGTTAAAGGATTTAAAAAAATCTGTTgttaagttaagggaccttcgtGAGCTTATTCCCAGGAAATATCAACCCACAAATCCGaggcctctccctctctccttcgctccaagGCCTAGGTCGATGGACCGGCCCAACTTCCCAAGCTCACTGGCGCTTTTTCCCTCAGTTGAGTCTACAGTGCCTCCCGTATCCCATTTCAACTTACCTTttggcccacctgtcatagaaTAATAAATTGTGTTCCTCTGTTTACAATTGACATCTCAAcatcatttttaaaaatttgagatttcaactttttttaaaaagaaaaaatggactGTTTACATTAAGATTTAAAGTTCTTGCAAGCTgtcataaaaattaaaaatatttttaaactttGGTAATGATAATGATGTTAAAAATAAAGTTTTAGCTTAAAATACAACTTGTATAAATagtaaaataaagagaaaaaaatattaaggtGCAAAGTGAACCATTTACAACTTGTATAAATACCTTTTGTTTTTTGGtataatagtactccctccgtccctaaatgtttgacgccgttgacttttttaaacatgtttgaccgttcgtcttattcaaaaaatttaagtaattattaattcttttcctatcatttgattcattgttaaatataattttatatatacatatagttttacatattttacaagagtttttgaataagacgaacgatcaaacatatttaaaaaagccaacggcgtcaaacatttaagaTGTTtaaggacagagggagtagttggtTTGAAAGTTTGGGCGATTATGTGGAGTTACTCCATTCAGAAATTCAATCACTCGTGGCTATCCGCTATGCATGTTGATACTATATATATTCGCTCGAACAATTCACACCACACTCAAAATCTCAAATCAACAGATGTTCTCAAGATTTCGATCAAGCATCTCCAGCCCCATCTTCATTGGCCTCGTTGGTCGATTGCCGCCGTCCCGCGGCCCAGCGACCGAGCAGTCCTCTGATATCCCACTCCAAATCCCTCAGGCGTAGCAACAGGTACAGCACGATTCCGGAGATGAAGCCCAGCGCGGCGCTCGAGCCTGTGAGCGACACGCCGGCGCAGACCAGCATGACGAACGACTCCTGCTTGCTCCCCATGTCGCGCGACGCCATGGCGAGCTCGATCCCGGAGAAGAGCAGCATGACGCCCAGTATCCCGATCGGGAACTGCCCCAGGATCGTCACGAACGAGTTGCCGAACACCAGCCCGAGCGCCAGCTTGCCGATGGCCAGGAACACCACGGACGCGCCGGTCCGGCCGCCGAACCGGTACTGCCCCGCCAGCCCGCCCGCGCCGTGGCAGCACGGCATGGCGCCGAACCAGCACCCCACGAAATTCATGAGCCCCACGCTCACCGACACCCGCGCCGGCGAGAGCTCGGCCCGTTCCGGGAACAGGTCCGACGACAGCTTGCACACGGCGATCACCGAGTTCAGCACGGACAGCGGGAGCTGCGGCACGGCGCCCTCCCAGAACCCGATCTTGAAATCGTCCCAGGTTATCTTGACCAGCCCCAACGGCGCCGGCCCAAAGCGGAGATCCTGCAGGATGGACGGATCACGAACGAAGCAGAGCACCAAGCCGAGCGCGAACACGATTAGCGCCGCCGGGACGCGGCTgcaggagcgacggcgacggctcgtgCCGTCCCTGTTgacgtcctcgtcgtcgccggagccggtGGCGAGGATTATGAACAGTagcgcggcgagcgcgaggaCAAGGCCGTCGAGGCCGAGGAGGGGGCGCGGCACGGAGGTGGAAGCAGAGGAGGAACGGGAGAAGTCCTGCACGTAGCGGATGTACTTGACGGCGGTGAAGGCGAAGGAGAGGCCCTGCGAGAGCTGGACGCCGCGCACGACggggagcgggaggaggcggtAGAGGGTGGTCATGAGGCCGGTgacgccgaggaagaggaggatggcggcgacggcgaggccagCGGACATGATCTGCGGGATGGTGAGGTGCGCGGAggagagcgcgacggcggcgatggactTCATGGGCTGGACGGGCATGGGGATGCCGAAGAGGAGCCCGGTGGCGAAGTTGTAGAGCGCGGTGAAGATGAGCGTGGTGCCGAGGTCGAGGTGGGACGCGAGCGACAGCGCCAGCACGATGGGGATGTAGGTGCCCAGAtcgcccaccgcgccgcccaGCTCCGACCACACCGACGTCTTGAGCCGTATGGTGGACGGGACGAACCTgcggcggccgtcgccggcctcgccggagAGGAGCGGGTCGCCGGCGGAGGATGCCATGGGTGGGAAACTCGAAAGCAACGACTTCCTTTTGCCTAGCGATGTTGTTAGCTTGCACACGTTTCTGACCGGTGGAATGAGCGAATAAAAATACTAATGTCTCTCTCGAGGCTTAATTAAGATGCGATCCAGATTTCCGTAGTGGCAGAGTCCAGTGAACTCAAGTTTGATCCACACTATCCGTAATTGGGCGTTAATTCCTACCTAACCTTAAATAGTCGATGTCACTGTCAGGGATGGTATATGCTTAAAGATTATGGAGGCCAGCTACTGCACGAGATACCACCCAAAGATCTCAGTTCAGATTGGGTAATTTACCGTGTTTAAATATTCTTGAAACTGCGAAGTGCGAACCATATGGCTTTGGCTTTTACTTGACCAAAAACATAATGATGGTCAAATATTATCCATTATTTTAGAATATATTCTGAAACTATGAACCTTGATTCAATTGGGCTTTAGTTGACGGAAATTACACTCGCTTATAGCCAAATATTGCCAGTTTTATATCGAGAAtaacttcttttttctttccaaaCTATCTTTACTGTGTTTTTGTTGTGACTTTTGGCGTGATGTAGGGACGGGACAAACAATATCATGGATGATGCATTCTGCACGTACGTCTTCGCAAGATGGATAGCTTCCAACGAGAATAATGGCCGCGACAAGGATGTCAAGTGACATTCTGGCCTTCTGGGTGACGACGGGGTATGAGGATATTTCCCTCTTCGGCCCATGATAAAGGTGGACACTTCAGCGGACAACATTGTTTGCGTGGTCACTTGGAAACCTTTTGTACTACCATACAAATCACAAATGCTTTTGTAAAGAAATGATGTAGACACGGTGAAAATATCTTTCACAAACCTGCTTATCTCAAACGATTCCGCGGTATCCAGTACTcccttccgtttcacaatgtaagtcattctagtattttccacattcatattgatgctaataaatctagacatatatatctatttagattcattagtattaatataaatgtggaaaatggtagaatgacttatattgtgaaacggaggaagtaccattTTGTTACGAAAATATATCTATTGCGGAATAACTTGGCATCTAAAAACTTGCTATATTGTTAACACTACTTGTTGTAAGTAATCTGTTGAGTTTCTTTCTCCTTGTAATGAAATAGGTAATCTATAGCAATAGTCCATTCAATAATATATGTTTATCCGGTTTGAGGATTCTGGAAATGTGGAAGGCTGTTATCAATGGCAAACCCAACACTAAATTTTAGCTATGACGGATTAATATACTAGGATGAGGCGTATTATACTTTCAGttagtgaaatatttttttatgcgcAAACTATACTACAATCGTGCTTTCCattggtgaaatatttttttatacacaaACTATACTACAATTGTACTACAATGAACAACTATAATGGAAAATTTTGCATGTAATATTTTTACCAATAAAGTAATTTTCGTGAGAGTGTTATACAGGTGTGTTTGCTCgtatttctattattttctttagTCCGGCTGTGCCTTTGGTTTAGAACATTAGAAAATTAGGCCGATAAAGGCATTAAATTAGTGTCCAACTAACCTATTAATCAAATTACTAGCATCTGAAATCAACGCCCAAATGTCCAACGCCAGGTCGCAAACTCACCTTGGTTGTGGGGCATAGCTATGGACAGTGCCTTGGCAATGGCCACGAGAAGATCCGTCACTGGATGTTATTGGAGCTAACGGGGTAAATCAGACTACTCCAATAGTTCAGAAACTGGAGTAATTCGGTTAGCAAATTATATTTCTTTAATTAATAACATGGAAATAGAAGGGGTCATATATGTAGAACAAGAAATACAAGATTTTTCAGAATCGATGCAAAAAGCCCCTAAAAAGGCCAAAACGATCAGCCGAGCTCTCCTTTCCGCGCTGTAACTGCAATGCAGCGTTCAGGCTATCTTCTTTCGGGCCTTCCCACTATCCTAACTCACAAGCCGTTGGTAGTTCCCTTGATCGCTTCCAATAGTCGCGGGCTGCTAGCTCCGTCAAGCGTCAACCAACCGCTGTTTAGTCTGCTCCTCATGCCATGCGTTACCTCTACTTCCACGGCAACGCAAGCCAGGCTCGGCCTatccgccaccacctcctcgccTACCTCGACGCCTGCGCCTCGCGGGCCCACCTGGCGGAGCTCCACGGCCGGCTCGTCCGGGCCCACCTCACCTCCGACAgcttcgtcgccggccggctCATCGCCCTCCTCGCGTCCCCCGCGGCGAGGCATGACATGCGGTACGCGcgcaaggtgttcgacggaatggCCCAACCGAACGCGTTCGTGTGGAACTGCATGATTAGAGGGTACAGCAGCTGCGAAGCCCCCCGGGATGCATTGGCGGTGTTCAGGGAAATGCGTCGGAGGGGAGTCTCTCCTGATAATTACACTATGGCAGCGGTCGTGTCGGCGAGTGCTGCCTTTGCTGGCTTGAAGTGGCGGTCAAATGGGGACGCAATTCATGCGCTGGTTCGGAGGATTGGGTTTACATCGGAT encodes the following:
- the LOC4325919 gene encoding molybdate transporter 2; this translates as MASSAGDPLLSGEAGDGRRRFVPSTIRLKTSVWSELGGAVGDLGTYIPIVLALSLASHLDLGTTLIFTALYNFATGLLFGIPMPVQPMKSIAAVALSSAHLTIPQIMSAGLAVAAILLFLGVTGLMTTLYRLLPLPVVRGVQLSQGLSFAFTAVKYIRYVQDFSRSSSASTSVPRPLLGLDGLVLALAALLFIILATGSGDDEDVNRDGTSRRRRSCSRVPAALIVFALGLVLCFVRDPSILQDLRFGPAPLGLVKITWDDFKIGFWEGAVPQLPLSVLNSVIAVCKLSSDLFPERAELSPARVSVSVGLMNFVGCWFGAMPCCHGAGGLAGQYRFGGRTGASVVFLAIGKLALGLVFGNSFVTILGQFPIGILGVMLLFSGIELAMASRDMGSKQESFVMLVCAGVSLTGSSAALGFISGIVLYLLLRLRDLEWDIRGLLGRWAAGRRQSTNEANEDGAGDA